From Thermogladius calderae 1633, a single genomic window includes:
- a CDS encoding DUF2283 domain-containing protein: MSVKEYRVRDLDKVWFEYDKQNDILYINFGDSTEEADEEFLSENGDVAFRIKEGRIISIMIIGLSTKAGFTVL, from the coding sequence ATGTCTGTCAAAGAGTACAGGGTGAGAGACCTAGACAAGGTGTGGTTTGAGTACGACAAACAGAACGACATACTCTACATAAACTTCGGCGACTCCACCGAGGAGGCTGACGAGGAGTTTCTAAGCGAAAACGGCGACGTCGCGTTCAGGATCAAGGAGGGTCGCATCATATCCATAATGATAATCGGCCTGAGCACCAAAGCAGGTTTCACTGTTCTTTAG
- a CDS encoding TldD/PmbA family protein, with amino-acid sequence MAALSGSELASRFVSKALEMGFSDVAVLVEDVSRVMVKFANSQPSVVQRWDISVASLYLSKNKRLYTGSVVLDRLRDLDKLLHEISYVVDRVSESELYAPLPEPGKKAGGFSFVDTRVVESMKDPSRLAELVLEASAREHKVDFTAGKVDLWLRRKHLATSTGALLEEESTGVEVYVRSFKEDGSGQWGFSSRSLDEKKIEETALKASELAHESRGRSPVEPGVYDVILSPLVFSQLLNVVAWMSTGLSVLTGTSIFADKRPGEQVASPLLTVWDAPRDEKLPHSTGFDDEALETYNKPIIEKGVLKNILHNSKTAAKLNAKPTGNAGWVSPRAWNLVVEGGDYKFDELVSEVKRGVFITNNWYTRLQNYVEGVFSTIARDAIFLVESGRIVKPLERLRIADKLPNILKNVAGLTRDTYDIMWWEVRIPTRAPYALIRNVNITKHFV; translated from the coding sequence ATGGCGGCTTTGAGTGGTAGCGAGCTTGCCTCGCGGTTCGTCTCGAAAGCCCTCGAAATGGGCTTCAGCGACGTTGCCGTCCTAGTGGAAGACGTAAGCAGGGTTATGGTGAAGTTCGCCAACTCGCAGCCCAGTGTAGTCCAGAGATGGGACATCTCGGTAGCAAGCTTGTACCTGAGCAAGAATAAGAGGCTTTACACCGGGTCGGTTGTACTGGATAGGCTGAGAGACCTCGACAAACTACTCCACGAGATAAGCTACGTCGTAGACAGGGTGTCCGAGAGCGAGCTCTACGCGCCTTTACCAGAGCCGGGTAAGAAGGCCGGAGGATTCTCGTTCGTCGATACCAGGGTCGTCGAGTCGATGAAAGACCCGTCTAGACTCGCCGAGCTCGTTCTAGAGGCCTCTGCGAGGGAGCACAAGGTAGACTTCACTGCTGGGAAAGTCGACTTGTGGTTGAGGAGAAAGCACTTGGCGACGTCTACAGGGGCCCTGCTTGAAGAGGAGTCTACTGGCGTAGAAGTGTACGTCAGGAGCTTTAAAGAGGACGGTAGCGGGCAGTGGGGGTTCTCCTCGAGGAGTCTCGACGAGAAGAAGATCGAGGAGACCGCTTTAAAGGCGTCGGAGCTAGCCCACGAGAGCCGGGGTAGGAGCCCCGTTGAACCGGGCGTCTACGACGTGATCCTCTCGCCGCTAGTCTTCTCTCAACTGCTAAACGTCGTTGCCTGGATGTCGACAGGGCTCTCGGTCTTGACGGGCACCTCTATCTTCGCGGACAAGAGACCCGGGGAGCAAGTGGCATCGCCGCTCTTAACGGTCTGGGACGCCCCGAGGGACGAAAAACTGCCTCACTCTACCGGCTTCGACGACGAAGCACTCGAGACGTACAACAAGCCGATAATAGAGAAGGGGGTTCTCAAGAACATCCTCCACAACTCGAAGACAGCTGCCAAACTGAACGCGAAACCCACGGGTAACGCCGGCTGGGTCTCTCCACGCGCCTGGAACCTAGTGGTCGAGGGCGGTGATTACAAGTTCGACGAGCTAGTCTCAGAAGTGAAGAGGGGGGTCTTCATCACCAACAACTGGTACACCAGGCTACAGAACTACGTTGAGGGCGTGTTCTCCACGATCGCTAGAGACGCTATATTCCTAGTCGAGTCGGGTAGGATTGTGAAGCCCCTGGAGAGGCTGAGGATAGCGGACAAACTCCCCAACATCCTCAAGAACGTCGCTGGGCTAACCAGAGACACCTACGACATAATGTGGTGGGAGGTAAGGATCCCGACAAGAGCCCCATACGCACTGATCAGGAATGTGAATATTACGAAACACTTCGTTTGA
- a CDS encoding TldD/PmbA family protein, whose protein sequence is MEDLLQKAIAEASSMGATYVEARYHKNDYFTLRARNGNLIDSSREVEEGVGVRVLVDGSLGFASTSTLSNEGILEAVRRAVATAKRLSGLMKSPLRLGPGRTGRVKYEVPVVKSFENTPLDEKIGLFRELWSRGREVVKEASLKVMFNEYVESIEEKVILTSEGAYVRSTIPRLYFGYNMVISHPQKGVVQRWREFGGSGGFELVEKWRVVGTIVEEAGTLARVLLEARAPPSEPVEVLVGSEIVGLMAHESAGHPSEADRILGREAAQAGMSFIKKGMRGFKVGNENATVVDDPTIPGSYGFFLYDDEGVSARPKYLYREGEVYEHLHNRFTAAEYNTESNGSARAMNYASEPIIRMSNTYVTPGDYTFEELIEDIEYGVYIKSYMEWNIDDERWSQRYVGLEAYLIEKGELKGFVRNPVLELTTKTFYSSIVAKSKDLRFYAGTCGKGEPSQGVPVWFGGPDVKLSKIRLGVAPG, encoded by the coding sequence TTGGAAGACCTTCTACAGAAGGCGATCGCCGAAGCCTCCTCTATGGGCGCTACTTACGTTGAGGCCAGGTACCACAAGAACGACTACTTCACGTTGAGAGCACGTAATGGAAACTTGATCGACTCGTCCCGTGAAGTTGAAGAAGGGGTGGGCGTTAGAGTACTCGTGGACGGGTCTCTAGGCTTCGCCTCGACTAGTACCCTTAGCAATGAGGGCATCTTGGAAGCCGTTAGGAGGGCGGTTGCTACCGCGAAGAGATTAAGCGGGCTTATGAAGAGCCCCCTCAGGCTAGGCCCTGGTAGGACAGGCAGGGTCAAGTACGAGGTCCCCGTGGTCAAAAGCTTCGAGAACACGCCGCTAGACGAGAAGATAGGCCTGTTCAGAGAACTCTGGAGCCGGGGCAGAGAGGTCGTTAAGGAGGCCTCTCTGAAGGTTATGTTTAACGAGTACGTGGAGAGCATCGAGGAGAAGGTGATACTAACTAGCGAGGGCGCCTACGTGAGGAGCACTATACCGAGGCTGTACTTCGGTTACAACATGGTGATCTCGCACCCTCAGAAAGGAGTGGTTCAGAGGTGGCGCGAGTTTGGTGGAAGCGGCGGTTTCGAGCTGGTTGAGAAGTGGAGGGTCGTGGGCACTATTGTTGAAGAGGCGGGGACGCTCGCGAGGGTCTTACTCGAGGCCCGCGCGCCTCCATCCGAGCCCGTGGAGGTTTTGGTGGGGAGCGAGATAGTAGGCCTGATGGCACACGAGTCCGCTGGGCACCCCAGCGAGGCTGATAGGATCCTCGGCAGGGAGGCCGCTCAGGCAGGTATGAGCTTCATAAAGAAAGGTATGAGAGGGTTCAAGGTAGGCAACGAGAACGCCACTGTCGTGGACGACCCGACTATACCTGGTAGCTACGGCTTCTTCCTCTACGACGACGAGGGTGTGTCTGCGAGACCCAAATACCTTTACAGGGAGGGCGAGGTGTACGAGCACCTCCACAACAGGTTCACTGCAGCCGAGTACAACACGGAGTCCAACGGCTCGGCTAGGGCTATGAACTACGCCAGCGAACCCATCATAAGGATGTCCAACACCTATGTAACACCGGGCGACTACACCTTCGAGGAGCTCATCGAGGACATAGAGTACGGCGTGTACATCAAGTCGTACATGGAGTGGAACATAGACGACGAGAGGTGGAGCCAGAGGTACGTGGGCCTAGAGGCCTACTTGATAGAGAAGGGCGAGCTGAAGGGGTTCGTGAGAAACCCTGTGCTAGAGCTCACGACCAAGACGTTCTACAGCAGTATAGTCGCCAAGTCAAAGGACCTGAGGTTCTACGCTGGCACGTGTGGAAAGGGCGAGCCCAGCCAGGGTGTGCCGGTTTGGTTCGGCGGTCCGGACGTAAAGCTGTCTAAGATAAGGTTAGGAGTTGCCCCGGGGTGA
- a CDS encoding DUF2258 domain-containing protein: MSTGLVIAGAYAQKVRRTLFAQLKDLTKNDKEMAKEAARATAELNRLLYYLIVDELKSDKGDAVRIRVKYKVHPEKKTIEWDYSSLVVEFFKRVSDEEVSKLLEKVMNEKLKEVQEAFGRRPGGEEAPTIETEEKHLERVETEVVGPATAIEMIVDLYEIGETTMGTRLLKIEGPGGESLGVVELNEREGKVLGEVLLVDGGEGYRAVISLPGSIEKLLEEKTKVIEEIKKAKYEKIGKEEAQHLLREKMSML; encoded by the coding sequence TTGAGCACAGGGCTAGTGATCGCTGGAGCGTATGCCCAGAAGGTTAGGAGGACGCTGTTTGCACAATTGAAGGATTTGACGAAGAACGATAAGGAGATGGCTAAAGAAGCTGCGAGAGCCACAGCCGAGTTGAACAGGCTGCTCTACTACCTCATAGTAGACGAGCTGAAGAGCGACAAGGGCGATGCTGTTAGGATCAGGGTAAAGTACAAGGTCCACCCCGAGAAGAAAACAATCGAGTGGGACTACAGCAGTCTGGTAGTAGAGTTCTTCAAGAGGGTCAGCGACGAGGAAGTCTCTAAACTTCTCGAAAAGGTGATGAACGAGAAGCTTAAGGAGGTTCAAGAGGCCTTCGGGAGAAGGCCCGGTGGGGAGGAGGCCCCTACAATAGAAACGGAGGAGAAGCATCTCGAGAGGGTTGAGACAGAGGTTGTAGGGCCGGCTACAGCTATTGAGATGATAGTAGACCTGTACGAGATAGGCGAGACCACCATGGGGACTAGACTGCTGAAGATCGAGGGGCCCGGAGGCGAGTCCTTAGGAGTAGTGGAACTCAACGAGAGGGAGGGGAAAGTACTGGGCGAGGTACTCCTGGTAGACGGCGGCGAAGGCTATAGGGCGGTAATATCGTTGCCGGGGAGTATTGAGAAGCTACTGGAGGAGAAGACTAAGGTAATCGAGGAGATCAAGAAGGCAAAGTACGAGAAGATAGGTAAGGAGGAGGCTCAGCATCTTCTTAGAGAGAAAATGAGCATGTTGTGA
- a CDS encoding DHHA1 domain-containing protein, which translates to MIKILVHGDSDGVCSGALLKAYLEKKGEVSVYFTHPAGILKDLTEFTSQGDHIYIADIALDEKTFRQVVELLEKRGEAGKVVYIDHHPLPEEFKGVNNVEFIHDTCCSASELTYRYVEKYLDPDYSRVGLYGAIGDYIDETPWVREHLARWDKRFVYYEAGVLIQGLEGTGRQYDFKRQVLHALSQNQLPSSIAELYERALKQSRLDEELRLKVKMSVYTRGVVSIVENPPGSVGRAANYAKIYGGGLIGLAYETRGHLLVMSLRSDRVDLNRLLRAISKTIDVQGGGHPFAAGARVPASLFETFVEKINSLYRDFTR; encoded by the coding sequence TTGATCAAGATCTTAGTCCACGGGGATAGCGACGGAGTCTGTAGCGGCGCTCTCCTGAAGGCCTACTTGGAAAAGAAAGGAGAGGTCTCAGTCTACTTCACACACCCTGCTGGCATCTTGAAAGACCTCACCGAGTTCACGAGCCAGGGGGACCACATTTACATAGCCGATATAGCACTAGACGAGAAGACGTTCAGGCAGGTGGTCGAACTACTGGAGAAGCGGGGCGAGGCGGGAAAAGTGGTCTACATAGACCACCACCCCTTGCCAGAGGAGTTCAAGGGAGTGAACAACGTTGAGTTCATCCACGACACTTGCTGCTCAGCGTCAGAGCTGACTTATAGGTACGTCGAGAAATACCTCGACCCGGACTACTCCAGGGTAGGGTTGTACGGGGCTATAGGCGACTATATAGACGAAACGCCATGGGTTCGTGAGCATTTGGCGAGATGGGACAAGAGGTTTGTCTATTACGAGGCGGGGGTCTTGATCCAGGGTCTAGAGGGCACGGGTAGGCAGTACGACTTTAAAAGGCAGGTGCTTCACGCCTTAAGCCAGAATCAGCTACCGAGCTCTATAGCCGAGCTCTACGAGAGAGCATTGAAGCAGAGCAGGCTGGACGAGGAGCTTAGGCTAAAAGTCAAGATGTCTGTTTACACTAGGGGCGTGGTCTCTATCGTCGAGAACCCGCCGGGTAGCGTGGGTCGTGCTGCGAACTACGCAAAGATATACGGTGGTGGTCTAATCGGGCTGGCGTACGAGACCCGCGGTCACTTACTAGTTATGAGCCTGAGAAGCGACAGGGTCGATCTAAACAGGTTGTTGAGGGCGATCAGTAAAACCATTGATGTCCAAGGAGGGGGACACCCCTTCGCGGCTGGCGCTAGAGTTCCTGCTAGCCTCTTTGAAACCTTCGTGGAAAAAATCAACTCGTTGTACAGGGACTTCACGAGGTAG
- the xerA gene encoding site-specific tyrosine recombinase/integron integrase, translating to MPAGIDVGKASDDILGLPNEDIVQEFLAVLEASGASQETVKAYRAALTDFLSFIGNKPLREVTLRDIVAWRNDRLRNGFKGRKTEEKDSWLTTLHYYTIYLKKFFKWLGLPVTIPSVKKPPRRVEALSDEEVNRLLSAASKVEEKVVLKILLDTGLRSRELLSLRVSDVNFDERVIRVREAKYGRERYVTATQDTFEAIKAYVKLKNLGPGDKLFDYTYSGLYKMLKRLARKAGLDESKVRPHVLRHTFATRALRMGLSLNALQRILGHSDIKTTQVYLHLTIEDLKYEYAQKMDSTSRGVKRCVSCGRPIPLDALFCPYCGARQGTPGEQASMTV from the coding sequence ATGCCGGCCGGGATCGACGTAGGTAAGGCTTCAGACGACATACTGGGGCTCCCGAACGAAGACATCGTTCAGGAGTTTCTAGCAGTACTCGAGGCGTCGGGTGCGAGCCAGGAGACGGTGAAGGCTTATAGGGCGGCCCTCACGGACTTCCTGTCGTTCATTGGTAACAAGCCCCTGAGAGAGGTTACTTTAAGGGATATCGTGGCCTGGAGGAACGACAGGTTGAGGAACGGGTTCAAGGGGAGGAAGACCGAAGAGAAGGACTCTTGGTTGACAACGCTTCACTACTACACGATTTACTTGAAGAAGTTCTTCAAGTGGCTGGGGCTCCCGGTTACGATCCCCTCGGTCAAGAAGCCTCCCAGGAGAGTAGAGGCCTTGAGCGACGAGGAGGTTAACAGGCTCCTGTCAGCGGCTAGCAAGGTAGAGGAGAAGGTCGTCCTGAAGATCCTGCTGGACACGGGTTTGAGAAGCAGAGAGTTGTTGTCGCTCAGGGTCTCGGACGTAAACTTCGACGAGAGAGTGATCAGGGTCAGGGAGGCAAAGTACGGCAGGGAGAGGTACGTCACGGCCACTCAGGATACATTCGAGGCGATCAAGGCGTACGTCAAGCTGAAAAATCTGGGGCCGGGCGACAAGTTGTTCGATTACACGTATTCAGGGCTTTACAAGATGCTCAAGAGGCTGGCGAGGAAAGCAGGACTCGACGAGTCTAAAGTCAGGCCGCACGTTCTCAGGCACACCTTCGCGACAAGAGCTCTCAGGATGGGACTGAGCCTCAACGCTCTTCAGCGAATACTGGGCCACAGCGATATCAAGACAACGCAGGTCTACCTGCACTTGACAATAGAAGACCTGAAATACGAGTACGCTCAGAAGATGGACTCCACCAGCAGAGGGGTGAAGAGGTGTGTTAGTTGCGGGAGGCCTATACCCCTCGACGCTTTGTTTTGCCCGTACTGTGGGGCTAGGCAGGGCACGCCCGGCGAGCAAGCGAGCATGACGGTCTAG
- a CDS encoding M28 family peptidase has translation MGLRVFRGPFAEEVVTGSTTEQVVVRGLEELFVEVADWVKVFDTPVVSWVEESCRVVAGDTVVECRVMPPVTDFEVEGRLVVSQTPMDMPDRAPEGSILLAGYTGSALGLSQMVQEAVSRGFSGVITYDPTRDSFKREVVSGSARISLEAGSPPAVPVVSIKAEDARRLAKLSGTRIGLSGKAKLVRGAVGKTVVAGLNGRGELEVHVTAHHDHWLSGYYDDLAGLETLLQVARLLRQISRAVNVVLVSFTAKEFGSPGLTTWYWSWGSRYFLEALASRGKDEGVIASITVDNLSGESVRVSSHPLLDGCAEKAALGVQAYFDGSRYLPYLDSYSYLLHSIPSVAVHDQPRHLSRGHVEEAVEEQRLRRLVERLAELTANIAVCLSTQETDLGQRRPEDLFPYGDSELRYLAGKIAMILDSAGSLKEKAKVLKEFHATVAYYEPWLEVSYGLLEDVVAVKRVMEEVEKGVGGRFAVEALDNGLLIELLVNDFNRSVAALALAEVYRRRVRRYLEKSNNIVARMKGVV, from the coding sequence ATGGGGCTTCGCGTCTTTAGAGGACCTTTTGCAGAGGAGGTTGTAACAGGCTCCACTACCGAGCAGGTAGTTGTGCGCGGTCTTGAAGAGCTGTTTGTCGAAGTAGCAGACTGGGTCAAGGTCTTCGATACCCCAGTCGTCTCGTGGGTGGAGGAGAGCTGCCGAGTAGTAGCCGGGGACACCGTTGTGGAGTGCCGTGTTATGCCGCCTGTAACCGATTTCGAGGTAGAAGGCAGACTGGTAGTTTCTCAAACCCCCATGGATATGCCCGACCGGGCACCCGAGGGCTCAATACTACTCGCCGGCTACACGGGTAGCGCTCTAGGACTGAGCCAGATGGTACAGGAGGCAGTCTCAAGGGGGTTTAGCGGTGTGATCACCTACGACCCGACTAGGGACTCTTTCAAGAGAGAAGTAGTGTCGGGCTCGGCTAGGATATCGCTGGAGGCAGGCTCGCCACCCGCGGTCCCGGTAGTCTCCATTAAAGCAGAAGACGCGAGGAGACTGGCCAAGCTCTCTGGTACAAGGATAGGGCTGTCGGGTAAGGCTAAACTCGTGAGAGGCGCCGTAGGGAAAACAGTCGTAGCGGGCCTCAACGGTAGAGGGGAACTGGAGGTCCACGTCACCGCACACCACGACCACTGGCTGAGCGGGTACTACGATGACCTCGCTGGGCTAGAGACCCTCCTACAGGTTGCTCGCCTCCTGAGACAAATAAGCCGTGCAGTCAATGTGGTTCTCGTCAGCTTTACGGCGAAAGAGTTCGGATCGCCGGGGCTAACGACGTGGTATTGGTCGTGGGGGAGTAGGTACTTCCTCGAGGCACTGGCTTCTAGGGGGAAGGACGAGGGAGTCATAGCCAGTATAACAGTGGACAACCTCAGCGGAGAGAGCGTGAGGGTTTCCTCTCACCCCTTACTGGACGGCTGTGCTGAGAAAGCTGCGCTTGGAGTACAGGCTTACTTCGATGGGTCGCGATACCTACCCTACCTCGACTCCTACAGCTACCTACTACACTCAATACCTTCCGTGGCAGTACACGACCAGCCACGCCACTTGTCAAGGGGGCACGTCGAGGAGGCTGTAGAAGAGCAGCGGTTGAGACGCCTCGTCGAGAGGCTTGCGGAGCTGACAGCCAACATCGCCGTGTGCCTGTCGACTCAGGAGACCGACCTCGGACAACGCCGTCCAGAAGACCTCTTTCCTTACGGGGACTCGGAGCTTAGATACCTTGCTGGCAAAATCGCGATGATATTGGACAGCGCTGGCAGTCTCAAGGAGAAAGCCAAGGTTCTGAAGGAGTTTCACGCAACGGTAGCCTACTACGAACCGTGGCTCGAGGTGAGCTACGGGCTTCTCGAGGACGTCGTCGCCGTTAAAAGAGTCATGGAGGAGGTCGAGAAGGGCGTGGGCGGCAGGTTTGCTGTCGAGGCCCTCGACAACGGGCTGTTAATAGAGCTCCTCGTGAACGACTTCAACAGGAGTGTCGCGGCTTTGGCATTAGCCGAGGTCTACAGGAGGAGGGTGAGACGGTACCTGGAGAAGTCGAACAACATCGTTGCGAGGATGAAGGGAGTAGTCTGA
- the proS gene encoding proline--tRNA ligase: MPVLSKIDKFSNFPEWYHDILRDADIVDIRYPVKGMIVWRPYGLKALRLAQGILIRLLEETGHQEAYFPTFIPESVFSKEKDFLEGFGGETFVVEGTMSKKFNERLLVRPTSETVMYYMWNLWIKGRKDLPLKMYQMVNVFRYETKMTHPILRVREIMGFIEAHTAHATMQEAEEQIKEAISIYKQFFDSLLLPYFIVKTPPWDTFAGAEYNYDFVTAAPDGKGLELGSVINLGQRFAKAFDLRFLDSDGQYKFVYQTCYGVSERVLGAVIAVHGDERGLFFPPVVAPIQVVIVPIFREGEEDVVDYARKVLKVLKESGVRAHLDLDTEHSPGWKYYYWELKGVPTRVEIGRRETSSNTVTIVRRDNLEKKTVPLEKLVDTLKETWLQIETHLKSRALDYLKKLTIIPHRQPQTEKGLIVAAWDGTKACAERLEQVYGKNVLGEIVESPIELPPLSEFENLCEKQPDRYALLGVTY, from the coding sequence GTGCCTGTATTGTCGAAGATCGATAAATTCAGTAACTTCCCAGAGTGGTACCACGACATACTACGCGACGCGGACATAGTAGACATAAGGTACCCAGTCAAGGGTATGATAGTATGGAGGCCATACGGCCTCAAAGCGCTTAGGCTCGCTCAAGGCATCCTGATAAGGCTCCTCGAGGAGACAGGCCACCAGGAGGCGTATTTCCCGACTTTTATCCCCGAGTCTGTGTTCTCGAAGGAGAAGGACTTTCTCGAAGGCTTCGGTGGCGAGACTTTCGTCGTAGAAGGCACTATGAGCAAGAAGTTCAACGAGAGATTGCTCGTTAGGCCCACTAGCGAGACGGTAATGTACTACATGTGGAACCTTTGGATCAAGGGTAGAAAAGACCTGCCTCTCAAAATGTACCAGATGGTTAACGTCTTTAGGTACGAGACTAAGATGACCCACCCCATCCTGAGAGTACGAGAGATAATGGGCTTCATAGAGGCCCACACGGCGCACGCCACAATGCAGGAGGCCGAGGAGCAGATCAAAGAGGCAATATCAATTTACAAGCAGTTCTTCGACTCACTCCTCCTCCCCTACTTCATAGTCAAAACACCGCCCTGGGACACCTTCGCTGGTGCTGAGTACAACTACGACTTCGTAACTGCCGCACCGGACGGGAAGGGGCTCGAACTAGGGAGTGTAATAAACCTGGGTCAGAGGTTTGCCAAGGCGTTCGACCTGAGGTTCCTCGACAGCGATGGGCAGTACAAGTTCGTGTACCAGACGTGCTACGGGGTTAGCGAGAGAGTCCTAGGAGCCGTAATAGCAGTCCATGGGGACGAGAGGGGCCTCTTCTTCCCCCCTGTCGTAGCGCCCATCCAGGTAGTCATAGTACCTATATTCAGAGAAGGCGAGGAAGACGTCGTTGACTACGCAAGGAAAGTACTGAAAGTACTAAAGGAGAGCGGCGTGAGGGCCCACCTAGACTTAGACACAGAGCACTCGCCAGGCTGGAAGTACTACTACTGGGAGCTGAAGGGGGTCCCCACGAGAGTAGAGATCGGGAGAAGAGAGACGTCGTCGAACACGGTCACAATAGTCAGGCGCGATAACCTGGAGAAGAAGACGGTACCTCTCGAAAAGCTCGTAGACACGCTCAAAGAAACATGGCTCCAGATCGAGACCCACCTGAAGAGCAGGGCTCTTGATTACCTCAAGAAGCTGACCATTATTCCTCACAGGCAACCCCAAACGGAGAAGGGCCTCATAGTGGCGGCCTGGGACGGGACTAAGGCGTGTGCCGAGAGACTCGAGCAGGTGTACGGTAAGAATGTACTGGGGGAGATCGTCGAGTCGCCCATAGAGCTACCGCCTCTGAGCGAGTTTGAGAACTTGTGCGAGAAGCAGCCGGATAGGTACGCTCTCCTGGGTGTGACGTACTAG
- a CDS encoding diphthine--ammonia ligase, whose product MFTGGKDSSSALLKASMKGYKIAVLVSVIPHYDYSYLYHRPHFQALSLQSYSLGVPLETVSVSNESKERDVLEKALDRVKKKYGVESLITGGLYSRFQKRVFEEVAGRVGLEVYAPWWGVNEEEYLYKILDMGVKFIIVRVSTMGLPHSLIGKEITREDVDSIIRLSKKYGFNPSFEGGEAETLVVDMPLFRYRLNVDGVVRSVTEYEGYLEIKRVALAPKNAWTPQVTSWC is encoded by the coding sequence ATGTTTACCGGCGGCAAGGACTCCTCCTCGGCCTTGCTAAAGGCTTCGATGAAAGGGTACAAGATAGCCGTTCTCGTCTCGGTGATCCCCCATTACGACTACTCCTACTTATACCACAGACCACACTTCCAAGCACTAAGCCTACAGAGCTATTCTCTCGGTGTACCTCTTGAGACCGTAAGCGTTTCTAACGAGAGCAAGGAGAGAGACGTGCTGGAGAAGGCGCTAGACCGCGTGAAAAAGAAGTACGGAGTCGAGTCGCTCATAACAGGTGGGCTGTACAGCAGGTTCCAGAAGAGGGTCTTCGAGGAGGTGGCCGGTAGAGTGGGGCTCGAAGTCTACGCTCCCTGGTGGGGGGTAAACGAGGAAGAGTACTTGTACAAAATCCTGGACATGGGGGTTAAGTTCATAATAGTCCGGGTCTCGACAATGGGGCTGCCACATAGCTTAATAGGAAAGGAGATCACCAGGGAAGACGTGGACTCTATAATCAGGCTCTCGAAGAAGTACGGCTTTAACCCGTCGTTCGAGGGCGGTGAAGCAGAGACCCTTGTCGTCGACATGCCGCTCTTCAGGTACAGGCTGAACGTAGACGGCGTGGTGAGGTCTGTGACCGAGTACGAGGGATACCTCGAAATAAAGAGAGTCGCTCTTGCTCCTAAAAACGCCTGGACGCCACAGGTCACTTCTTGGTGCTGA
- a CDS encoding MBL fold metallo-hydrolase: MRVYVLVGGAPRKGFEQKRGLSIGVEYKGLYIVFDAGPDAYVIANNAGLSGFPLDLVDHVVISHAHSPHIGGLEAIGWEAPFAKLYLPYASMETLGRQAQKWQLSPVEVVKETRVVDGVVISRPFHGPPWEHFMLVELESGRGEYALFTGCFHPAVRGVLADISNRYRVTTVIGGFHLETAPPETVRGFAEDIALRLRAERVFPLHCSGGLVGELLSERFKLDVRYLRTGDVVDL, from the coding sequence ATGCGCGTTTACGTTCTAGTGGGTGGTGCCCCCAGGAAGGGCTTTGAACAGAAGAGGGGCCTATCAATCGGTGTGGAGTATAAGGGGCTGTACATAGTCTTCGACGCAGGCCCCGACGCCTACGTAATAGCAAACAACGCGGGCTTGTCAGGCTTCCCACTGGACTTAGTAGACCACGTGGTGATATCTCACGCCCACTCGCCTCACATAGGCGGCTTGGAAGCCATAGGGTGGGAGGCGCCCTTCGCCAAACTTTACCTCCCCTACGCCTCCATGGAGACGCTCGGTAGGCAAGCCCAGAAATGGCAGCTGAGCCCAGTAGAGGTCGTGAAGGAGACGAGGGTTGTCGATGGCGTTGTGATCTCGAGGCCTTTCCACGGCCCTCCATGGGAGCACTTCATGTTGGTCGAACTCGAGAGTGGTAGAGGGGAGTACGCCCTGTTCACGGGCTGCTTCCACCCCGCTGTCAGGGGGGTGTTAGCGGACATTTCGAACAGGTACAGGGTAACCACGGTGATAGGAGGCTTCCACCTTGAGACGGCGCCGCCAGAGACTGTGAGAGGGTTTGCCGAGGACATAGCCTTGAGGCTACGTGCCGAGCGGGTGTTTCCTCTTCACTGTAGCGGGGGCTTGGTCGGTGAGTTACTATCGGAGAGATTTAAGCTGGACGTGAGGTATCTGAGAACAGGTGACGTAGTTGACCTTTAG